In the Brassica napus cultivar Da-Ae chromosome A7, Da-Ae, whole genome shotgun sequence genome, one interval contains:
- the LOC106353765 gene encoding receptor protein-tyrosine kinase CEPR2, with product MSRRPDNRRVILATVAVTILLSIFPPITESTVEKQALFRFKNRLNDPHNVLQSWKPSGSPCTFHGVTCDPLSGEVTGISLENSNLSGSISPAISSLTKLTTLSLPCNLISGPIPPEILNCTNLKVLNLTSNHLSGTIPDFFPLKNLETLDVSANFLTGEFQSWVGNLKLLVSLGLGNNNYVEGVIPKSIGGLKKLTWLYLAKSNLTGHIPDSIFDLNALDTFDIARNRISGDFPASITRLENLSKIELYDNKLTGEIPPEIGKLTHLRELDVSSNQLSGALPRELGNLKELRVFHCHQNNFTSKFPSGFGELHFLTSLSIYRNNFSSEFPPNIGRFSPLDTVDISENRFTGPFPRFLCRNKKLQFLLAVQNQFSGEISASYAGCKSLLRLRINQNLLTGHVPEGFWALPLAKMIDLSDNRLTGEISSQIGLSAELSQLILQNNRFSGKIPPELGKLTNIERIYLSNNSFSGEIPTELGSLKQLSSLHLENNSLTGYIPDGLTKCVRLVDLNLAKNSLTREIPKSLYQIASLNSLDLSGNLLTGEIPATLVKLKLSFIDLSENQLSGRIPPDLLAVGGSTAFSRNEKLCVDNQNAKTSEESSLSLCSGDQHVHKKRSVDGTLLFLALAIAMVVLVAGLFALRYRVVKIREFDRENGDINKAADAKWRIASFHQMELDAEEICRLDEGHVIGAGSAGKVYRVDLKKGGGGTVAVKWLRRGGEEDGNGTDVSVAEMEILGKIRHRNVLKLYACLVGRGSRYLVFEFMENGNLYQALHQTIKGELDWHKRYKIAVGAAKGIAYLHHDCCPPIIHRDIKSSNILLDGDYESKIADFGVAKVVDKGYEWSCVAGTHGYMAPELAYSLKATEKSDVYSFGVVLLELATGLRPVEEGFGEGKDIVDYVLFKIQQDGRNLRNVLDKHVLSSYVEESMIKVLKMGLLCTTKLPSLRPNMREVVRKLEDADPCVSNTLDRTGKITV from the exons ATGTCGAGAAGACCAGACAACCGACGTGTCATACTCGCCACCGTGGCCGTAACAATTCTCCTCTCAATTTTCCCGCCAATCACAGAATCGACAGTTGAGAAGCAAGCTCTGTTTCGCTTCAAAAACCGCCTTAACGACCCTCACAACGTTCTACAATCTTGGAAACCCTCCGGTTCACCCTGCACGTTTCATGGCGTCACGTGCGACCCACTCTCCGGTGAAGTCACTGGTATCTCTCTAGAGAACTCGAATCTCTCTGGCTCCATTTCTCCGGCTATCTCATCTCTCACAAAACTCACTACCTTGTCCCTCCCCTGCAATCTCATCTCGGGCCCAATCCCGCCGGAGATACTCAACTGCACAAACCTCAAAGTCCTCAACCTCACATCCAATCACCTCTCTGGTACCATCCCTGACTTCTTCCCTCTGAAAAACCTAGAGACTCTCGACGTCTCCGCGAACTTTTTAACCGGAGAGTTTCAGAGCTGGGTGGGGAACCTGAAGCTGTTGGTCTCACTCGGTCTCGGAAACAACAACTACGTAGAAGGCGTGATTCCCAAGAGTATCGGCGGTTTGAAGAAACTCACTTGGCTCTACTTAGCTAAATCCAACTTGACCGGACACATTCCAGACTCCATCTTTGATCTGAACGCTCTCGACACTTTCGACATCGCCAGGAACAGAATCTCGGGAGATTTTCCAGCCTCGATCACAAGGCTGGAAAATCTCTCCAAGATCGAGTTATACGACAACAAGTTAACCGGTGAAATCCCTCCGGAGATCGGAAAACTGACTCATTTACGAGAGCTTGATGTCTCTTCAAACCAGCTGAGTGGCGCATTACCTCGAGAACTCGGAAACTTGAAAGAGCTCAGAGTCTTCCACTGCCATCAAAACAACTTTACCAGCAAGTTCCCTTCTGGTTTCGGAGAATTACATTTCCTAACTTCCTTATCAATCTACCGGAACAACTTCTCCAGTGAATTCCCGCCTAACATCGGCCGGTTTTCGCCGTTGGACACGGTTGATATATCCGAAAACCGGTTTACAGGTCCATTCCCTCGTTTCTTATGCCGAAACAAGAAACTACAGTTCTTACTCGCTGTACAGAATCAATTCTCCGGAGAGATTTCGGCATCCTACGCTGGCTGCAAATCTCTCTTGAGACTCAGGATTAACCAGAATCTTCTTACTGGTCATGTTCCCGAAGGCTTCTGGGCTCTCCCTCTTGCTAAGATGATCGATCTCAGCGATAACCGTCTCACCGGAGAGATCTCTTCTCAGATAGGACTCTCAGCTGAACTTAGCCAGCTGATCTTGCAGAACAACAGATTCTCCGGCAAGATCCCTCCTGAACTCGGGAAACTGACGAATATAGAGAGGATTTATCTGAGCAACAACAGTTTTTCAGGCGAAATTCCGACAGAGCTTGGATCCTTGAAACAGTTGTCTTCTCTGCATCTTGAAAACAATTCGTTGACAGGTTACATCCCTGACGGATTGACAAAATGCGTCAGGCTTGTTGATCTGAATCTTGCCAAGAACTCTTTGACTAGAGAGATTCCAAAGAGTTTATATCAGATCGCTTCTTTAAACTCTTTGGACCTCTCAGGCAACTTGTTAACAGGAGAGATCCCTGCGACTCTAGTGAAGCTGAAGCTGAGTTTCATAGACTTGTCTGAGAATCAACTCTCGGGGAGAATACCACCGGATCTTTTGGCTGTGGGAGGTTCCACCGCGTTCTCACGCAACGAGAAGCTCTGCGTCGACAACCAAAACGCCAAAACAAGTGAAGAATCTTCTCTGAGCTTATGCAGTGGGGACCAGCACGTGCACAAGAAGCGTTCAGTCGATGGAACGCTCTTGTTCTTGGCTCTTGCTATTGCCATGGTGGTGTTGGTGGCTGGTCTGTTCGCGTTGCGTTACAGAGTTGTGAAGATACGCGAGTTCGACAGAGAAAATGGGGATATCAACAAGGCGGCGGATGCGAAGTGGAGGATCGCGTCTTTCCATCAAATGGAGCTAGACGCTGAGGAGATATGCAGGTTGGATGAAGGTCACGTGATTGGAGCTGGAAGCGCGGGAAAAGTGTACCGTGTTGATTTGAAAAAAGGCGGTGGTGGCACAGTGGCGGTTAAGTGGTTGAGGAGAGGAGGGGAAGAAGATGGTAACGGAACAGACGTCTCTGTTGCTGAAATGGAGATTCTTGGGAAGATCAGACACAGAAACGTGCTGAAGCTCTACGCTTGTCTTGTCGGAAGAGGTTCTAGATATTTAGTGTTTGAGTTCATGGAGAATGGGAACTTGTATCAAGCTCTTCACCAGACTATTAAAGGTGAATTGGATTGGCACAAGAG GTATAAAATCGCGGTGGGGGCAGCTAAAGGAATTGCATATCTGCATCATGATTGTTGTCCTCCAATCATTCATAGAGATATAAAGTCGAGTAACATTTTGCTTGACGGGGATTATGAGTCGAAAATCGCGGATTTTGGAGTTGCAAAAGTTGTAGACAAGGGATATGAATGGAGCTGTGTTGCAGGGACTCATGGCTATATGGCTCCGG AGCTGGCTTATTCCTTGAAAGCGACAGAGAAGAGTGATGTCTACAGCTTCGGTGTTGTTCTTCTAGAGCTAGCGACTGGTCTTCGGCCAGTGGAAGAGGGGTTCGGAGAGGGCAAAGACATTGTTGACTATGTCTTGTTTAAAATTCAACAAGATGGGAGGAACCTTAGAAACGTCTTGGATAAGCATGTTCTGTCGTCTTACGTAGAAGAAAGTATGATTAAGGTTCTGAAAATGGGACTTCTCTGCACTACAAAGCTCCCTAGTCTCAGACCAAACATGAGAGAGGTCGTGAGAAAGCTAGAAGACGCTGATCCATGCGTCTCCAACACTCTAGACAGAACCGGAAAGATTACAGTATAA